Below is a genomic region from Helianthus annuus cultivar XRQ/B chromosome 2, HanXRQr2.0-SUNRISE, whole genome shotgun sequence.
TTTATTTGATTGATGTTTAACAGGTCGTTAGCCCATAATCAGTTCTCTGGTACGATACCTCGGGAGCTTGGAAATCTTAAAGAACTTATAATGCTGTGAGTATCCATTAATGTCATTTTCTACttatagttattttatttcattgCATTCCATTATCTTCTTTCTTTGTTTAGAAATAAAAGTTGGATACTTACAATATGGTTAACGTTGTCTATTTGTTTCAGGGCTATTAGTTCCAATAATTTTTCAGGCACTCTTCCCCCAGAACTTGGAAACCTGGTCAATATGCGACTACTGTACGTTTCTTTGAATATATGAATGATATATACACACATAGATAATTCATACAATCTTAACAAAAAATTGCAGTTACCTCGACAGTTGTGGTGCTGGCGGCGAGATTCCCTCAACATTTGCCCGCCTCACAAATATGCGTGAGATGTACTATTTTTTTTAGTCCCATGaatattctttttattttttagtaacGTGCAATTTGCCTGCCTGTGGTTTTGTGGCGGGAGCAGCTTGCCAACCTCAAACTTAAATTTTGCTGCTTGCAAAATGTAACACTTTGCATCCCTGCCGTGTATTGAAATATAAATGATATATCGTTCAATAGATGACGGGGTTGCAAAGTGTTACATTTCGCAAGTAGAAGGACGCACGCAACAAAAATTAAGTTTGAGGGTGGCAACCTGCTCTTGCCACCATAGGAGGCAAATTgcattttactctattttttaAGAATAAGTGAAAACCATGTATATTGTATTCACTTATTTTTTTGCTTTCAGGTGGGCTTCAGACAACCCATTTTCTGGAAAGATACCTTCTTTTATAGGCAACTGGACACAGTTAGAGAAGCTGTGAGTAAGAATGGTTATAATGCACTATTTCTATAGGTACAAAAATGTAATTTCTCATTTTGTAGATGTTTGATTTTATAGAAGACTACAAGGGAATAATTTTGAAGGTCCTATACCAGCTAGTTTTTCAAATTTAACCTTATTGCAATCTTTGTAAGCTACATGTTTTCTCTCTTTctacattctctctctctctacatatcTCCTATGTTTATTCAATTATATGAAATTTTGTAGGCGAATAAGTGATTTGCAGAATGTGAGTTCATCTCTTGATTTTATCACAGATTTAAGGAATCTAACTGACTTGTAAGGGACACAAATCTCTTTCAAATGCTATGATATATACTAGAGATGGCAGAAGACCGGGTAGAATGGGTAATGGGTTCGGGTGTACGTGTTGAAACGGGTTGGGTTGAGTTCACCCGAAACGCTTTTTGTCTACCTTTTGGATTACCTAGTGTGTTAAATATAATTGCAATAACTATATGATTACAAAATTAATTCAATTTTTTGGGTGACATGATATAGGAGGTTGTCTGCATTATAACTAAACTTTTGGTGACTTTCGGTCCATTTAATTCTTTcctatataattattttttatttatacgTTTACCCATTAGAGTTAAGAGATACCTGAATCGACCCATTAActagtaaatgggtcaaaattgccACCTTTACTATATTTCTATCTTCTTATGGGGTTTTCAGATATATACCAAGTTACTAACTGTTTTACTAATGTCTTGACTAGAATTATAAGAAATGCATTAGTTTCTGGTCCTATTCCAACAGGCATTATTCAATTGCAAAAACTAGTTACACTGTAAGTTATTATGCAAAATTTAAGTAAATATACTTTCCAGAATTTTCTAGAAGGCAGACTATATTTCATGCACTATCCATTCAATTTGGCAGGGATTTAAGCTTCAACAATTTAAACGGTTCACTTCCACAAACATTAATGAACATGAGTTCCCTAGTTTCTTTGTAAGTTATTACAATATCTGATAAATGTAGTTGTTTCTGTTATAGGAAGTTTTTTATTTGTtgtgatttttatattattttgtatACGTAGTTGTTAATCGTTCTTTATGTGGTCAGGTTTCTTGGAAACAATAGCCTGACTGGTTCTCTTCTTCCTGACAAAAGTGAAAATCTTCAGAACATGTAAGTTGATTACAACTACTTGAACATTAATCAATTATTAGAATTTATTAAGATTTCATTCTCATGGTGCTTTTGAAATTTTAATGTTTCAGCGATTTGTCTTACAATCATCTGTCGGGATCTTTTCCTCGATGGGTGATTCCATCATGGGCAATGGCTAATCTGCAATTGTATGTTTACTTCTCTGCTTTGTTTTTCAGGAATTTAGTGGCTAAAGACTTTGGTGGCACATAACTTTAAATTTGAAATGTTTGTTTATTATTTCAGGAATTTGGTGGCTAATAACTTCAATTTTGACAGCTCAAACACAAGGTAATCGTTTACATACCGTGTTACTTGATATGGTCATTGTTTCGAGCTGTCAGATACCCTAACTATATAGATTTACTACATTCAGGTGTTTTATATTATTTTGAATACTTGCATCACCATTTGCAGCATTTTCCTAGGATTAAATTGTCTTCAGCGAGGCTTTCCTTGCCACAGGAACACGACGCCTTGTAAGAATTTTTATCCTCCAAGAATTTTTATTCATTGAATTTAGTCAGAAATGACACGTTGACCTGGCgattgatgatgatatttgttGCTTGCTAAAGATACCAGCTTTGCAATCAAGTGTGGTGGCTCAGAAATGAGGTCCACAAACAACATTTTATTCGAGGCTGAGAATGCTACAACCCTTGGACCAGCTTCCTATTACGTACATGAAGAAAAATGGGCAGTTAGCAATGGAGGCATTGTCATTGACCGAATTCAACGCGACCCATCATTTGTAGCTTCCACCTCAATCCAAGTCAATAACACAAGATATCCAGAACTTTACAGAACTTCTAGAAAGTCTCCAGGCTCTCTTAGATACTATGGTTTAGGGCTGGAAAACGGGCCTTATACTATAACCCTTTTCTTTGCAGAGACTGTTTTCAACCGAACCCCACACACCTGGCAGGGTCATGGGAGACGTGTCTTTGATATTTACATCCAGGTTAGATctttaaatattgtttttttgTCAATTCTGTAAAGTCAACTTAAATACGTTCTTATGTTCTCTAGGGAAATCGTAGACAGAAGGATTTTGATATATCAAAGGAGGCAGGTGGTATTGGAATAGCTCTTGAAAAGAATTTTGACGTTATTGTGACACAAAGTTATCTTGAAATTCATCTTTTTTGGGCTGGCAAGGGGACCTGCTGCATACCTGAACAAGGAGATTATGGACCTTTAATATCTGCCATAAGAGTGTCGGCTGGTATGCAATACATACATGTTATTTCTTTCTGTTCCGAATCTAGTGATTGTTAACTTTTTTTGTATAATAGGTTTCAAACTCAAGAGCAATTCAAACAAAACTGGAATGATCATTGGTATTGTAGCTGGCGTGACGTGTGTCAGCCTTCTGCTCTTAGTTTTTGGTGTGTACATGAAAAGGAAAAGGTCAAAACATGCGGAAGAAGATGGTAAGATTTTAATTTCGTAGTACgttttttaaaaattatttttgtaTCTTGGAGGGAGTCCTTACCCtcttttttctttcatttttagcAGAGTTTCTTGGGATAGGGCCTAAAGTAAAAACTTATACCTATGCGGAATTGAGAAGTGCAACGGCAGATTTCAGTAGTTCAAATTTGCTCGGAGAGGGTGGTTTTGGACATGTTTACAAGGTTTGATATTAACTGATTTGCGCTCATATGATTGCATTCTACATTTTTTTATCCCTATATATTCCAAGTCCAGATATATCATAACCACCGAATCTCGTATCCCtttatctttattttacaaaaaaatgttTTATCGTTTCATGTTTCACAAAAGTTGCATTTGCAAAAACTATTTTGTTCTAAATGGCTCTTTATTTTAGAACAAGTCATTCATCCTTATTCTTTTTGGGAAAACTGTATAAAAAGTAACTGAATTTCGACTGATTTTGTTTCATATACTAACCTTTGTTTTCAAGACACAACAAATTTTCAGAAGATAAAAATTTGTAAAGAACGGTGCAAGATGTAAATACTTATTATTTTTAATGACAGTGGACTACTTCATATCATATTTTATACGCCAATGAAATTATTTTCTGGATCCGCGGTGGTAGGATACTGTTATACTTGTTTTTTAGGTGTTGTTTTTGCTGCCAATTGTACATTATAAATCTTTGTGACATGTAAAGAGTAGTTCCAAAATTCACCATTTAAATTGAATGCGCATAATTGTTTTTTAGTGTTGTGTAATAACAAGTTATAATATGTCCCAGGGGATACTGAGTGATGGAAGTGTGGTAGCCGTGAAGCAACTGTCGGTAGCATCACACCATGGAAAGAGTCAGTTTATAACAGAAATTTCAACCATTTCAGCTGTCCAACATTGGAACCTTGTGAAGTTGCATGGTTCTTGTATTGAAGGATCTAAAAGACTCGTGGTTTATGAGTATCTTGAAAATAAAAGTCTTGATCAAGCGCTCTTTGGTATGTGAAATATTTATACACCTTGATCatattttagtaaatatatttCACATGTTTAGAATAAAAGAGGGGAAACATCAATCTCTTCTTCTGTCCCAAAATTATTGTCCACATTTCTATTCTAATTTTTCGAGCCCGGGGtttcactggaagcagcctctctattcatACGgtgtagaggtaaggctgtctacatcttaccctcctcaaaccctaccttagctttgctattggtgggatttactgagtatgatgatgatgatgacttctaTTCTAATTTTTTCCGAAAACAATTCCCAAATTTAAAATTGAAGAGTTATAAATTATTAATATTCCCATTTTACCTTAACTACCCTTATCATCATATATGCATTAAGGGTAACATACACATATTCTGCTAATTAAAAGCTGCATTAGTTGTACATATCTTAAGTCATCTATTTATGTTCATGACTTCAGGGGCAATTATTTAGGGACAGAGGAAATAATAATTATGATCAATCTTCATGGTTTTTTCCATTGTTGATCAATTTGCATATTAATGGGTCGATTCGTGTTATGTTTTATCTTTAATGGGTCAAACATGTAAATAGAAAACCTTAGTTTTAAAGAAAACGTGAAAAGTGTAACTTTGATGCATGAACCTCCTAAATCATTTTATTCAACAGTTTAGATTATTACTGAACTAATATGATTTTACTAATCATTTTTTGACACTAACTATCTAAGAAATAACAAAACATTATGGGACAAAAATGTTCCCGGTCAATCTTGtgatctatatctatatctaaaTATCTTTCTATCTTGATTTATCTTAGGAAAAAACAATCTACACCTTGACTGGTCAACTCGCTTTAATATATGCTTGGGAACGGCAAGGGGACTGGCTTACCTTCATGAGGAATCAAGGCCTAGAATTGTGCATCGCGATGTGAAATCAAGTAATATTTTGCTTGATGGAGAGTTATGCCCCAAAATATCAGACTTTGGATTAGCAAAATTATACGATGATAAGCGAACCCACATGAGTACCCATGTTGCAGGAACTATGTGAGTTCTTCTAGACTTGTTTAAGAAATATGTTACTTTCATttactaactaactaactaactaactaactaactaactaactaactatcAATAACATGTATCCTATATAGTGGCTATCTTGCACCAGAGTATGCAATGCGGGGTCATTTGACATCAAAggctgatgtttttggatttggAGTTGTTTGTCTGGAGATTCTTAGTGGGAGGCCCAACTCTGAGGAGAATCTGGATCCTGAACGGAAGTATCTGCTACAATGGGTAAGATGATTGGTGATGTATTTGGCCCGTGGCTTGAAAAGCTGATGCTTGATATAGATTGCCTAAATCTTGAGTCTAGTTGGTCTCCGCTGGGTTCATATGAGCTTGAGTTTTGGCTCGGCTCGTATATGCTTGGTTCATATGGCTCATATAAAATTAGAAGTGAACTTTTAAACAAATTTACAAAAGTTGTGTTTAGTCAAGACTAGCGCATGGGCTAAAGCAAGCTTTTTGTTAGCCATATCGTATCGACTATGCTCCTACACATGACTCTTAAGAGGTGGCAACATGGGTGGGCCCACAAGTTTcagttaacgggtcaaaatagattTGTGTTGAAACTAGTCATATTGGGCACGTGGTTTAAAAAAAGAGTTGGGTTAAAACTAGTAATATTTTAGTACGGGTTCGGTGCGTTTGGCTTGCCTTGCCCTCATGACACCATTTGTTCATTTTTATTTTCTATAAATAGTTACTTGAGAATTATGATTGGAAACAATATTACTATAGTAATAATCTAAATCTTTAGACAAAATCGATTTAGTCAAAAATAGACTTAAGATGACTTTCAACGCTTTGACCCGTTCCTCTTTTAGCTGATGTTTgagataaaacacaacacacaagggtAAAGTTGCCACCATGCTAGGTAATTTTTGTGGTGATAGTGAGAACCTGTTACCTGAAAACTCTCCGGTGGTTGTATTAAAATGAATAACAATTTCcttaatttcatatataataataaaagaaCTTATGGTACTTTTCAGGCATGGAGTCTATACGAAAGCAACCGGCACTTGGAACTCATAGATCCATCTTTGTCATCTTTTGACGAACAAGAAGCTACCCGTATGATAGGGGTGGCCCTTTTATGTGTTCAAGCATCACCAACTTTAAGACCAGCAATGTCGCGGGTGATTGCCATGCTTTCGTGTGACGCTGAAATAACCCCAGTCACAACAAAACCAAGTTACTTGACAGATTGGGATTTTAATGATATTACCAACACTTTTGGTGATGAAGAACCTATTTCTTCTGAAAGTACAACCATGCTGACTGCAACTGAAACTGCAACTACAACTACTACTACAACTACAAATACGACTACAAATACAACGATATCAACTGGTGTTGAGTCCATGTCATCACCCATAATGCTGTCAGAGTTAATAAACAATGGGAGTCTTAGAGAAGGAAGGTGACACACCGTTGTTGATTATTGTTCATATGGTTGCATTGAGTTTGGAGTCTTATCAATGTGGTTCCAGAGCTACGTAGGGTCGTGAGATTCAACTATGGTTTGTATCAGTTTAAAAGAACAACAGAGTAGTAATATCGGTATTTGAACCTGTATTggtatttgtttttatggtttttgagCGTGGTAAAACATTTGTCGATATCCTTTTGGGCATTCATGATTTTACCTTTTTGGGTAACATGAGACAATTTTTGTCTAATTAAACCATTGTAAATAACTTTTTTAATATTGTAATGCACATAATTTACTGCCAAACCGGTACCACCAGAGCAATATTCATATGTTTTGGGCTAGGAAGGGAACCTGCTGCTTACCTGAACAGGGAGATTATGGACCTTTAATTTCTGCCATAAGTGTTTCTCCTGGTACCAAATATGGAATACATACATGTCATTTTGTTTTGTTCTAATTCTAGTGACTGACTAGTTTTTTAAATTACAGATATTAAAGTTAAGAGCAGTTCAAACAAAAAACGGGTTAAGGAGGGAGTATTGATACGAACCGGGCTTGTCTACTATTCTGTTATtgcttttgtttatttattttaagtctTTTGATGGTTTGCATGTGTCTAGGACCATTATGGCCTTTCATCTTTTATTGGGGCCGGTGTCTTGTGTAACTATGGTTATTTTGTATTTGGTGATTAAAACCTGGTAGCCGATTACATTCTGGGTCATCCAGAAATCGGTTTTCTTATTCTCTTGCATTCTGCTTCTTAACCATATCATGGACATGGAATGCATATGTGTTATTTCATAATATTCTGAATCTAGTGATTTCTAACATTTTTTTTGATAATAGATTTCAAAGTTAAGAGGTATGC
It encodes:
- the LOC110927096 gene encoding probable LRR receptor-like serine/threonine-protein kinase At1g56140 isoform X2, with translation MVFRFNFPAPLISLSNFIIIFFLCVMMLQKSSAQPAPRTDPSEVSALNSIFEKWDVQIPRNLWNISGEPCTGTALGQDFDEDYNNPSIECDCSFDNNSTCHIIKLKVQQLNRQGVIPEELAALTYLTVLKIDQNSFTGTLPAFLGNFSSMMYLSLAHNQFSGTIPRELGNLKELIMLAISSNNFSGTLPPELGNLVNMRLLYLDSCGAGGEIPSTFARLTNMREMWASDNPFSGKIPSFIGNWTQLEKLRLQGNNFEGPIPASFSNLTLLQSLRISDLQNVSSSLDFITDLRNLTDLIIRNALVSGPIPTGIIQLQKLVTLDLSFNNLNGSLPQTLMNMSSLVSLFLGNNSLTGSLLPDKSENLQNIDLSYNHLSGSFPRWVIPSWAMANLQLNLVANNFNFDSSNTSIFLGLNCLQRGFPCHRNTTPYTSFAIKCGGSEMRSTNNILFEAENATTLGPASYYVHEEKWAVSNGGIVIDRIQRDPSFVASTSIQVNNTRYPELYRTSRKSPGSLRYYGLGLENGPYTITLFFAETVFNRTPHTWQGHGRRVFDIYIQGNRRQKDFDISKEAGGIGIALEKNFDVIVTQSYLEIHLFWAGKGTCCIPEQGDYGPLISAIRVSAGFKLKSNSNKTGMIIGIVAGVTCVSLLLLVFGVYMKRKRSKHAEEDEFLGIGPKVKTYTYAELRSATADFSSSNLLGEGGFGHVYKGILSDGSVVAVKQLSVASHHGKSQFITEISTISAVQHWNLVKLHGSCIEGSKRLVVYEYLENKSLDQALFGKNNLHLDWSTRFNICLGTARGLAYLHEESRPRIVHRDVKSSNILLDGELCPKISDFGLAKLYDDKRTHMSTHVAGTIGYLAPEYAMRGHLTSKADVFGFGVVCLEILSGRPNSEENLDPERKYLLQWAWSLYESNRHLELIDPSLSSFDEQEATRMIGVALLCVQASPTLRPAMSRVIAMLSCDAEITPVTTKPSYLTDWDFNDITNTFGDEEPISSESTTMLTATETATTTTTTTTNTTTNTTISTGVESMSSPIMLSELINNGSLREGR
- the LOC110927096 gene encoding probable LRR receptor-like serine/threonine-protein kinase At1g56140 isoform X1 yields the protein MVFRFNFPAPLISLSNFIIIFFLCVMMLQKSSAQPAPRTDPSEVSALNSIFEKWDVQIPRNLWNISGEPCTGTALGQDFDEDYNNPSIECDCSFDNNSTCHIIKLKVQQLNRQGVIPEELAALTYLTVLKIDQNSFTGTLPAFLGNFSSMMYLSLAHNQFSGTIPRELGNLKELIMLAISSNNFSGTLPPELGNLVNMRLLYLDSCGAGGEIPSTFARLTNMREMWASDNPFSGKIPSFIGNWTQLEKLRLQGNNFEGPIPASFSNLTLLQSLRISDLQNVSSSLDFITDLRNLTDLIIRNALVSGPIPTGIIQLQKLVTLDLSFNNLNGSLPQTLMNMSSLVSLFLGNNSLTGSLLPDKSENLQNIDLSYNHLSGSFPRWVIPSWAMANLQLNLVANNFNFDSSNTSIFLGLNCLQRGFPCHRNTTPYTSFAIKCGGSEMRSTNNILFEAENATTLGPASYYVHEEKWAVSNGGIVIDRIQRDPSFVASTSIQVNNTRYPELYRTSRKSPGSLRYYGLGLENGPYTITLFFAETVFNRTPHTWQGHGRRVFDIYIQGNRRQKDFDISKEAGGIGIALEKNFDVIVTQSYLEIHLFWAGKGTCCIPEQGDYGPLISAIRVSAGFKLKSNSNKTGMIIGIVAGVTCVSLLLLVFGVYMKRKRSKHAEEDAEFLGIGPKVKTYTYAELRSATADFSSSNLLGEGGFGHVYKGILSDGSVVAVKQLSVASHHGKSQFITEISTISAVQHWNLVKLHGSCIEGSKRLVVYEYLENKSLDQALFGKNNLHLDWSTRFNICLGTARGLAYLHEESRPRIVHRDVKSSNILLDGELCPKISDFGLAKLYDDKRTHMSTHVAGTIGYLAPEYAMRGHLTSKADVFGFGVVCLEILSGRPNSEENLDPERKYLLQWAWSLYESNRHLELIDPSLSSFDEQEATRMIGVALLCVQASPTLRPAMSRVIAMLSCDAEITPVTTKPSYLTDWDFNDITNTFGDEEPISSESTTMLTATETATTTTTTTTNTTTNTTISTGVESMSSPIMLSELINNGSLREGR